Proteins encoded within one genomic window of Bradyrhizobium sp. CB1717:
- a CDS encoding malonyl-CoA decarboxylase, with translation MANAFFSDLLATISERGRTLLRRGDSADTRQDADGLIALCGALLSGRGEASGTAMAREVLDLYRDLDAAGRRAFFEALVRDFGPDRERLSAAIEKWRAKPTDEDASSLHFASEPRRQELIRRLNRAPGGTGDLVAMRTDLLGMMNGHTDLAALDRDVSHLLSSWFNRGFLVLRRIDWSTPANILEKIIRYEAVHEISDWDDLRRRIDPVDRRCYAFFHPAMVDEPLIFVEVALTETIPGAIAPLLAVDRQHLPIEKARTAVFYSISNTQRGLGGISFGSFLIKQVVEELRRETPKLDTFVTLSPVPGFMQWVKQDKDLPLPDEDREVLKRLDDPKWFESPETTTLLRGVLEPLAAYYFLKARTPKGRLIDSVARFHLGNGARLERINWLGDLSPKGVRESAGVMVNYLYRLDDIEKNHEAYANDGEVVASSAVKKLLKGEGRRLLDMRLS, from the coding sequence ATGGCCAACGCCTTCTTCTCCGACCTGCTCGCCACCATCTCCGAGCGCGGCCGCACGCTGCTTCGCCGCGGCGACAGCGCGGACACCAGACAGGACGCCGACGGGCTGATCGCGCTCTGCGGCGCACTGCTGTCGGGCCGGGGCGAAGCCTCGGGCACGGCGATGGCACGCGAGGTGCTCGATCTCTACCGGGATCTGGATGCGGCGGGACGCCGCGCCTTCTTCGAGGCGCTGGTGCGCGATTTCGGGCCGGACCGGGAACGCCTGTCGGCGGCGATCGAGAAGTGGCGCGCCAAGCCGACGGACGAGGACGCAAGCTCGCTGCATTTCGCCTCGGAGCCGCGGCGTCAGGAGCTGATCCGCCGCCTCAACCGCGCGCCCGGCGGCACCGGCGATCTCGTCGCCATGCGCACCGACCTGCTCGGGATGATGAACGGGCACACCGATCTCGCCGCGCTCGACCGCGACGTCTCGCATCTCCTCTCTTCGTGGTTCAACAGGGGGTTTCTCGTGCTGCGCAGGATTGACTGGTCGACCCCGGCCAACATCCTCGAAAAGATCATCCGTTACGAAGCCGTGCACGAGATCTCCGACTGGGACGATCTGCGCCGCCGCATCGATCCGGTCGACCGCCGCTGCTACGCCTTCTTCCATCCGGCGATGGTCGACGAGCCCTTGATCTTCGTCGAGGTGGCGCTGACCGAGACCATCCCCGGCGCGATCGCGCCGCTGCTTGCCGTCGATCGCCAGCACCTTCCGATCGAGAAGGCGCGCACTGCCGTGTTCTATTCGATCTCAAACACCCAGCGCGGCCTTGGCGGCATCTCCTTCGGCAGCTTCCTGATCAAGCAGGTGGTGGAGGAGCTGCGCCGCGAGACGCCGAAGCTCGACACCTTCGTGACGCTGTCGCCGGTGCCGGGCTTCATGCAATGGGTGAAGCAGGACAAGGATTTGCCGCTGCCCGACGAAGACCGCGAGGTGCTCAAGCGCCTCGACGATCCCAAATGGTTCGAGAGCCCCGAGACCACGACGCTGCTCCGCGGCGTGCTGGAGCCGCTCGCCGCCTATTATTTCCTGAAGGCGCGCACGCCCAAGGGCCGGCTAATCGATTCCGTCGCCCGCTTCCATCTCGGCAACGGCGCGCGTCTGGAACGCATCAACTGGCTGGGCGACCTCTCGCCGAAGGGCGTGCGCGAGTCCGCCGGCGTGATGGTCAACTACCTCTACCGCCTCGACGACATCGAGAAGAACCACGAGGCCTACGCCAATGACGGCGAGGTCGTGGCGTCGAGTGCGGTGAAGAAGCTGCTCAAGGGCGAAGGGCGGCGGCTGCTGGATATGCGGCTGTCGTAG
- a CDS encoding GIY-YIG nuclease family protein: MKQPCVYMFANRRNGTIYVGVTSNPPRRAFVHREGLVKGFSSKYGCKLLVWYELHATMTDAITREKQIKGGSRAKKLALIEGLNPDWMDLYETLI, from the coding sequence ATGAAGCAGCCCTGCGTCTACATGTTCGCCAATCGCCGCAACGGGACGATCTACGTCGGCGTCACCTCCAATCCGCCGCGCCGCGCGTTCGTGCATCGCGAGGGATTGGTAAAGGGTTTTTCATCGAAGTACGGCTGCAAGCTCCTCGTCTGGTACGAACTGCACGCCACGATGACGGATGCGATTACGCGCGAGAAGCAGATCAAGGGTGGCAGTCGGGCAAAGAAACTTGCGCTGATCGAGGGCCTCAATCCAGACTGGATGGATTTGTACGAGACGCTGATCTGA
- the tarD gene encoding D(-)-tartrate dehydratase, with amino-acid sequence MSVRIVDVREITKPISSPIRNAYIDFTKMTTSLVAVVTDVVRDGKRVVGYGFNSNGRYGQGGLIRERFASRILEADPKSLLDSASDNLDPDKVWAAMMTNEKPGGHGERSVAVGTIDMAVWDAVAKIAGKPLFRLLAERHGVKANPRVFVYAAGGYYYPGKDLSMLRAEMRGYLDRGYNVVKMKIGGADIDEDRTRIEAVLKEIGKDAQLAVDANGRFNLETGIAYAKMLRDYPLFWYEEVGDPLDYALQAALAEFYPGPMATGENLFSHQDARNLIRYGGMRPDRDWLQFDCALSYGLCEYQRTLEVLKTYGWSPSRCIPHGGHQMSLNIAAGLGLGGNESYPDLFQPYGGFPDGVRVENGHITMPDLPGIGFEGKSDLYKEMKALAE; translated from the coding sequence ATGTCCGTCCGCATCGTCGACGTCCGCGAGATCACAAAACCGATCTCGTCCCCGATCCGCAACGCCTATATCGACTTCACCAAGATGACGACCAGCCTCGTTGCCGTCGTCACGGACGTGGTGCGCGATGGCAAGCGCGTCGTCGGCTACGGCTTCAACTCCAACGGCCGCTACGGGCAGGGCGGGTTGATCCGCGAGCGTTTTGCTTCGCGTATCCTCGAAGCCGATCCGAAGTCGCTGCTGGATAGCGCGAGCGACAATCTCGACCCCGACAAGGTCTGGGCCGCGATGATGACCAACGAGAAGCCGGGCGGCCATGGCGAGCGCTCGGTCGCGGTCGGCACCATCGACATGGCGGTGTGGGACGCGGTGGCCAAGATCGCCGGCAAGCCGCTGTTCCGCCTGCTCGCCGAGCGCCACGGCGTCAAGGCCAATCCGCGCGTCTTCGTCTACGCCGCCGGCGGCTACTACTATCCCGGCAAGGATCTCTCGATGCTGCGGGCTGAGATGCGTGGCTATCTCGACCGCGGCTACAACGTCGTCAAGATGAAGATCGGCGGCGCTGATATCGACGAGGACCGCACCCGCATCGAGGCGGTGCTGAAGGAGATCGGCAAGGACGCGCAGCTCGCCGTCGACGCCAACGGCCGCTTCAACCTCGAGACCGGCATCGCCTACGCCAAGATGCTGCGCGATTATCCGCTGTTCTGGTACGAGGAAGTCGGCGATCCCCTCGACTACGCGCTGCAGGCCGCGCTCGCCGAATTCTATCCGGGCCCTATGGCGACGGGCGAGAATCTCTTCAGCCACCAGGACGCCCGCAACCTCATCCGCTACGGCGGCATGCGCCCCGACCGCGACTGGCTGCAGTTCGACTGCGCGCTGTCCTATGGCCTGTGCGAATACCAGCGCACGCTCGAGGTATTGAAGACCTACGGCTGGTCCCCCAGCCGCTGCATCCCGCACGGCGGCCATCAGATGTCGCTCAACATCGCAGCCGGCTTGGGTCTCGGCGGCAACGAAAGCTACCCCGACCTGTTCCAGCCCTATGGCGGCTTCCCGGACGGAGTCCGCGTCGAGAACGGCCACATCACCATGCCCGATCTCCCCGGCATCGGCTTCGAAGGCAAGTCCGATCTCTACAAGGAGATGAAGGCGCTGGCGGAGTAG